Proteins encoded in a region of the Candidatus Nezhaarchaeota archaeon genome:
- a CDS encoding ATP-binding protein, giving the protein MTRLLLVEIKLDITHTPLHLLLLFGIVLLAILVYIKRDMSGKVLLGRRYFLPFYLDLKEAKHIVVFGITGSGKTNTAKLIVKSFKGSKLVLDWNGEYLVDRVAKPSDITIGNLSTLEFCEALASALQLTTPQYSMLLDIAKESKNLQEIVDKLKKYPIDSDTRREIRNALLRRLEPLSYLNLFSGSLTIDVIDTIDLSGLTYDAKRLVANVILRLIYNNPVKELLVLEEAQNLLLPRRPDQPPTSCELIIDEIRKHGMRVLAIAQMPSLVSTTYRNAEYLIIHRLYLTVEEAKNLGLTDEEREKVAKLPNGMCLVLYKGRKALVKVLKVDEKSNPHKTSSISKQRRGEVVQSPRIFSVNDGSSSDMVFLLLEEVKDINKWRKDVSLNVNRISKEVDELKQLIKGLTEKMLSGNLDNKPHNFINYIKGEIEKAKTEFNSKVEGIEYSLNYIKERLHEFEDVIRSLNARGGNAR; this is encoded by the coding sequence ATGACAAGGCTGCTGCTAGTGGAGATCAAGCTCGATATCACTCACACACCTCTTCATCTCCTACTACTGTTCGGGATAGTCCTTCTAGCCATCTTAGTTTACATTAAGCGAGATATGAGCGGGAAAGTATTGCTTGGCAGGAGATACTTTCTCCCTTTCTACTTAGATCTCAAGGAGGCAAAGCACATAGTGGTTTTCGGCATAACGGGTTCTGGAAAAACGAATACAGCTAAGTTAATCGTTAAGTCTTTCAAGGGTTCTAAGCTCGTTTTAGATTGGAATGGAGAATACTTGGTTGATAGGGTCGCTAAGCCATCAGATATAACCATAGGCAACCTCTCAACATTAGAATTCTGTGAAGCTCTTGCCTCAGCTCTTCAACTTACAACCCCCCAATATTCTATGCTCCTCGATATCGCTAAAGAGTCCAAAAATCTTCAGGAGATAGTGGATAAGCTCAAGAAATATCCCATCGATAGTGACACGCGCAGAGAGATAAGAAATGCGTTGCTAAGGAGGCTTGAACCGCTATCGTACTTAAACCTATTTTCAGGGTCATTAACGATTGACGTCATTGACACTATAGACCTATCAGGCTTAACTTATGACGCTAAGAGACTTGTCGCCAACGTGATTTTGAGATTAATTTACAATAACCCTGTAAAGGAGCTTCTCGTGCTCGAAGAAGCACAGAACCTGTTATTGCCGCGACGTCCTGATCAACCACCAACAAGTTGCGAGCTAATAATTGATGAGATAAGGAAGCATGGTATGAGGGTGTTAGCCATAGCCCAAATGCCATCGCTAGTCTCAACAACCTATCGTAATGCAGAATACTTGATAATTCATAGATTGTACTTGACAGTTGAGGAAGCAAAGAACCTCGGGTTAACTGATGAAGAGCGCGAAAAGGTCGCAAAATTACCAAATGGTATGTGTCTCGTACTCTATAAGGGAAGGAAGGCCTTGGTTAAGGTACTTAAAGTTGATGAAAAATCAAATCCCCATAAAACATCCTCCATATCTAAGCAAAGAAGGGGCGAAGTTGTGCAGAGTCCTAGGATCTTCAGCGTGAATGATGGCTCTTCAAGTGACATGGTCTTCCTCCTCCTTGAGGAGGTCAAGGATATAAATAAGTGGCGCAAAGATGTGAGCTTAAACGTAAATAGAATTAGTAAAGAGGTCGACGAGTTAAAACAGTTAATTAAGGGGCTTACAGAGAAAATGCTTTCTGGAAATCTTGACAATAAGCCGCACAACTTCATAAACTATATCAAAGGCGAAATAGAGAAGGCTAAGACGGAGTTCAACAGCAAGGTAGAGGGAATAGAGTATTCTTTGAATTACATAAAGGAAAGACTCCACGAGTTTGAGGATGTTATTAGAAGCTTAAACGCTCGTGGAGGCAATGCTCGATAG
- a CDS encoding DUF72 domain-containing protein has protein sequence MVVRRWWKEIVVKVGCCGWAVKGGMKKYFELFDLIELQSTFYKLPTIETASRWRAEAPQNFTYTMKAWQVITHPSTSPTWRKSGLRIPHELHEKYGLLKPTDENFEAWRRTIEIAKALRCRVIVIQLPPSFVRNNENVVNVKVFMSTVERPDGIDVGMEFRHESWDFATIRSLCEELNLVHIVDPLKHEPAITTGQILYYRLHGLGARAYVYDYSISELQTLYSKWVKPYEKEKEVYVLFNNTNMANDALDLKRIAVT, from the coding sequence ATGGTAGTGAGAAGGTGGTGGAAGGAGATTGTAGTTAAGGTTGGTTGCTGTGGATGGGCCGTTAAAGGCGGCATGAAGAAGTACTTTGAACTCTTTGATTTAATAGAGCTCCAGTCAACATTCTACAAATTACCAACTATAGAAACAGCAAGTAGATGGCGTGCTGAAGCACCACAAAACTTCACGTACACCATGAAGGCATGGCAGGTCATAACACATCCATCGACAAGCCCCACATGGAGAAAAAGTGGTCTTAGGATACCTCATGAGCTTCACGAAAAGTATGGCCTCCTAAAGCCAACTGATGAGAATTTTGAGGCATGGAGAAGGACTATAGAGATAGCTAAGGCCTTAAGGTGTAGGGTTATCGTGATTCAACTTCCACCATCATTTGTAAGAAACAATGAAAACGTAGTAAACGTTAAGGTTTTTATGAGTACCGTCGAGAGACCTGATGGCATTGATGTAGGCATGGAGTTTAGACATGAAAGCTGGGACTTTGCTACAATAAGATCATTATGTGAAGAATTAAACTTAGTTCACATAGTTGATCCACTTAAACATGAGCCTGCTATAACTACCGGACAAATACTATACTACAGGTTACATGGTCTAGGGGCTAGAGCATACGTCTACGATTACAGCATAAGTGAATTACAAACACTTTATAGTAAATGGGTTAAGCCTTACGAAAAAGAGAAGGAGGTTTACGTCCTCTTTAATAACACGAATATGGCTAATGATGCCTTGGACCTTAAGAGAATAGCGGTCACTTAA
- a CDS encoding HAD family hydrolase — MARLTVLVDLGNTLIHGPKIVEVFKDLVLRSELNLTSDLSSSAKLLQTFKEIYDKLKILKKKMLLEVSLRSMLRMTLRDTSINEGLVEKLRDLLVDRYVRTREVYGDAHTFLRGLKKAGSTIIVVSNTPDHQIALESLESLGLMRYVDDVVTSAQLGLRKPHPLVYLRALERACASTAIFVGDHVENDVVGPLRVGLYAIHVFRRGIRLKRSVNSLLKALEIILMRGACE; from the coding sequence ATGGCTCGGCTAACTGTCTTAGTCGATTTAGGCAATACCTTGATTCATGGTCCTAAGATTGTAGAAGTCTTTAAAGACCTGGTTTTAAGAAGTGAGCTTAACCTAACGAGCGATTTGTCGTCTTCTGCAAAGTTGCTTCAAACCTTTAAAGAGATATATGATAAGCTGAAGATTTTAAAGAAAAAGATGCTACTTGAAGTGAGCTTACGCAGCATGTTGAGGATGACGTTAAGAGATACCTCTATTAATGAGGGACTTGTAGAGAAGTTAAGGGATTTATTGGTGGATCGATATGTGAGGACTCGTGAGGTTTATGGTGATGCCCATACTTTCTTAAGGGGGTTAAAGAAAGCCGGCTCTACTATAATCGTTGTCTCCAATACGCCTGATCATCAAATTGCGTTGGAGTCGTTGGAGAGTTTAGGTTTAATGCGCTACGTAGATGATGTTGTAACTTCAGCTCAATTAGGTTTGCGTAAACCACACCCCCTTGTTTATCTTAGAGCATTAGAGAGAGCATGTGCATCTACAGCAATCTTCGTTGGAGATCATGTAGAGAACGATGTCGTCGGACCTCTTAGGGTAGGTTTATATGCTATACACGTATTTAGAAGGGGGATAAGACTCAAGAGAAGTGTAAATTCACTTTTAAAGGCTCTTGAGATTATCTTGATGAGGGGGGCCTGTGAGTAG
- a CDS encoding transglutaminase-like domain-containing protein, with the protein MSRRKEILIIFMIALALFPISLLRDSKCISVSALNERPTYHYRYWCNITIELLDNLSPADVPGMNELMLFPNTSRQSIIIEEIKYVVNGVEIPIKHFRVDEDGNPIIVFNYLPTYLSRGTIINVYFSVLIIKEPVGIIEYEAWSALYNASLSDIPLHLVETYAANKTTWIIPSDIGRLSKELAGETTKILDVLNNFSRWIEDAIAYPLTRKVKDRVGPQYPNETYELKIGDCDDSSILFITMCRAVGIPAFLQLGCIPLSAYEEEVAMHGGNYVYKSKGIGWHAWSMIYVPQLGWVPLDLTYFMGASIFPADEMLVYIKSPLGVELKMRYSAYFITNPIIYANFSTLRYVYDVRAWENAVAAGKVKYICEEELKVLSMMTPGEVFIPWGVLALLGIITISLLLSMYFVLKRKKFAKKA; encoded by the coding sequence TTGAGTAGAAGAAAGGAAATTTTAATAATCTTCATGATTGCCTTAGCGCTCTTCCCAATTTCACTGTTAAGGGACAGTAAATGTATTAGTGTGTCAGCTCTTAATGAGAGACCAACTTATCACTACAGATACTGGTGTAATATAACTATTGAGCTCCTAGATAATTTGAGTCCCGCTGATGTCCCCGGGATGAATGAGTTGATGTTGTTTCCAAATACCAGTAGACAGTCAATAATTATTGAGGAGATCAAGTATGTAGTTAATGGCGTGGAAATCCCCATAAAGCACTTCAGAGTTGACGAAGATGGTAATCCCATTATTGTCTTCAATTACCTTCCTACTTACTTAAGTAGGGGAACCATTATCAATGTTTACTTTAGCGTTCTAATAATTAAAGAACCTGTTGGCATCATAGAGTACGAAGCCTGGTCAGCTCTTTATAATGCATCTCTTAGCGATATACCGCTTCATTTAGTAGAGACGTATGCTGCCAATAAAACTACGTGGATTATTCCAAGTGATATAGGTAGGCTCTCTAAGGAGCTTGCAGGAGAAACTACTAAGATTCTAGACGTTTTGAATAACTTTTCTAGGTGGATTGAAGATGCAATAGCGTACCCTCTAACTCGAAAAGTTAAGGATAGAGTAGGTCCTCAATATCCTAATGAAACTTACGAGCTGAAGATAGGTGATTGTGATGATAGTAGCATCTTATTCATCACTATGTGTAGAGCTGTTGGAATACCAGCATTCCTACAATTGGGTTGTATACCATTAAGCGCATACGAAGAAGAGGTAGCTATGCATGGTGGAAACTATGTTTATAAATCGAAGGGAATTGGGTGGCATGCTTGGAGCATGATCTACGTCCCCCAACTTGGTTGGGTCCCTCTTGATTTAACATACTTTATGGGTGCAAGCATCTTTCCAGCTGACGAGATGCTCGTTTACATAAAGAGCCCTTTAGGTGTGGAGCTAAAAATGAGGTACTCGGCCTATTTCATTACAAATCCAATAATCTACGCCAATTTTTCAACCTTAAGGTATGTCTATGATGTTAGAGCATGGGAGAATGCCGTAGCCGCTGGCAAAGTGAAGTACATTTGTGAAGAGGAACTTAAAGTTTTAAGCATGATGACTCCGGGTGAGGTATTCATCCCATGGGGGGTTCTTGCGCTCTTAGGCATAATCACCATAAGCTTACTGCTTAGTATGTATTTTGTCCTCAAGAGAAAGAAGTTCGCAAAGAAGGCTTAG
- a CDS encoding bifunctional hydroxymethylpyrimidine kinase/phosphomethylpyrimidine kinase, whose product MLLLKQLSKLEPKVALVIGGLDPTTGAGVYMDVKTLSVIKVLPLVAATCIVFENTHGVRGILPISSDAVRTQIKMSLDDCYPQAIKVSMIYNRENAEAIADEVPKGIPIVLDPVLESWDGYKLITHEGLETMKKMLIPRSTVITPNALEASILSGVKVSDLNSAKEAAKKIADLGVKYVVIKGGHLSLNKVIDILYYEEDFLFIEKERSHEEAFHGLGCTFAASLTGFIAHGLNVVDAFKQASSFMDHALRGSYKLRGRARLSNPLEIYYKSLDVIKVLDDVYEALTDIETTSGLENLTPEVSINIIECLRNPITLDDVCGVEGRLRPVRGFLRAYGTIMFGASKHLGSMLIEVNKRWPSIRACMNIKYSEEVLEAIKALGLRVALFDRSKEPKEVKEKEGLSMKWGAQEALKGLPSEPDIIYDLGDVGKEPMIRVFGKDAIDVVKKVKLISAKLKELQEPSRS is encoded by the coding sequence TTGCTACTCTTAAAACAGCTTAGTAAATTAGAGCCCAAGGTTGCACTAGTGATAGGTGGACTTGACCCCACTACGGGTGCAGGAGTATACATGGATGTGAAGACGTTGTCAGTGATCAAGGTACTCCCTCTAGTTGCAGCAACGTGTATTGTATTTGAAAATACTCATGGTGTTAGAGGAATATTACCCATATCTTCTGATGCTGTGAGGACGCAAATCAAGATGTCCTTAGACGACTGCTATCCACAGGCTATTAAGGTAAGTATGATTTATAACCGAGAGAATGCTGAGGCCATAGCTGATGAAGTTCCAAAGGGCATCCCAATCGTCTTAGATCCAGTGCTTGAAAGTTGGGATGGCTATAAGCTGATAACACATGAAGGATTAGAGACGATGAAAAAGATGCTAATACCAAGGTCAACAGTAATAACACCAAATGCGCTAGAAGCTAGCATACTAAGCGGGGTTAAGGTTAGTGACTTAAATTCAGCTAAGGAGGCAGCCAAGAAGATAGCAGATTTAGGAGTTAAGTACGTGGTAATAAAGGGCGGGCACCTTTCTCTAAATAAAGTCATAGACATCCTCTATTACGAGGAAGACTTCTTATTCATCGAGAAAGAGCGATCACACGAAGAGGCCTTTCACGGCTTGGGCTGCACCTTCGCTGCCTCGCTTACTGGCTTCATAGCCCATGGCTTAAATGTGGTAGATGCTTTCAAGCAGGCTTCGTCTTTCATGGATCATGCCTTAAGAGGATCCTATAAGCTGAGAGGGAGAGCTCGTCTTTCAAATCCATTAGAAATTTACTACAAGTCCTTGGATGTAATTAAGGTGTTAGATGATGTTTATGAAGCCTTAACAGATATAGAGACCACTAGCGGTCTAGAAAACTTAACACCTGAAGTTAGCATCAACATTATTGAATGTCTAAGGAATCCAATAACATTAGACGACGTCTGTGGAGTCGAGGGAAGACTAAGACCAGTGAGAGGCTTTCTAAGGGCATATGGAACAATAATGTTTGGAGCCTCTAAGCATTTAGGAAGCATGTTAATAGAAGTTAATAAGCGTTGGCCATCAATAAGGGCTTGCATGAACATCAAGTATTCTGAAGAGGTCTTAGAGGCCATTAAAGCGCTCGGGTTAAGGGTGGCCCTATTCGATAGGAGTAAAGAACCTAAAGAAGTGAAGGAGAAGGAAGGGCTAAGCATGAAGTGGGGTGCTCAAGAGGCACTGAAAGGCCTACCGTCAGAGCCTGATATCATATACGACTTAGGCGATGTGGGCAAGGAACCAATGATAAGAGTCTTTGGAAAGGATGCAATTGATGTCGTTAAAAAAGTCAAGCTGATAAGTGCCAAGTTAAAGGAGCTACAAGAACCCTCTAGAAGCTAA
- a CDS encoding nitroreductase family protein, translated as MEVFEAIKSRRSIRSYVPSEVNVKQLETILEAARWAPSAGNLQPWEFIVVDDRDIMRALARASLNQMWMIEASYIVAVCADLDRTGMIYGERGRRLYSIQDCAAATQNMLLAAHSLGLGTCWIGAFYEDEVKKILKLPDNVRPLALVTIGRPRETPAPPARRRLEEIVHYNAFGKAWSRR; from the coding sequence TTGGAAGTTTTTGAGGCTATTAAGAGTAGGAGGTCTATAAGATCCTATGTTCCCTCAGAGGTTAATGTCAAGCAATTAGAGACTATATTAGAGGCAGCAAGGTGGGCTCCATCAGCTGGCAACCTTCAGCCCTGGGAGTTCATAGTTGTTGATGATAGAGACATTATGAGGGCGTTAGCAAGAGCCTCCTTAAATCAAATGTGGATGATTGAGGCCTCATACATAGTTGCAGTGTGCGCGGATTTAGATAGGACTGGGATGATTTATGGTGAGAGAGGTAGGAGACTATACTCCATTCAAGACTGTGCAGCTGCTACTCAAAATATGTTGCTAGCAGCTCATAGCTTAGGCCTTGGCACGTGTTGGATAGGAGCCTTTTATGAGGATGAAGTTAAGAAGATATTGAAGTTGCCGGACAACGTTAGACCGCTTGCTCTAGTAACTATTGGACGGCCTAGAGAGACTCCAGCTCCTCCCGCTAGGAGGAGACTTGAGGAGATAGTTCACTATAATGCCTTTGGTAAGGCGTGGAGCAGGAGGTAG
- the rimI gene encoding ribosomal protein S18-alanine N-acetyltransferase, whose amino-acid sequence MKSFEEGKIAIRKASPLDFAQIVEVENISFKNPYPPALILSFLHLHDDSSFVATANDKIIGYVIGARKSKARGHIVSIAVRPEWRRKGIGSKLMNTLLDLFKQEGLKFVELEVAVSNEEAIAFYESLGFRKVGVVKGYYSWGEDAYIMVKKLQSNMH is encoded by the coding sequence ATGAAGAGCTTTGAAGAAGGCAAGATAGCTATAAGGAAAGCCTCTCCACTAGACTTTGCCCAGATAGTTGAAGTTGAAAATATTAGTTTCAAGAATCCCTACCCTCCTGCCTTGATTCTATCCTTCCTACATCTTCATGATGACTCCTCCTTTGTTGCTACAGCTAATGATAAGATAATCGGCTACGTCATAGGTGCAAGAAAAAGTAAGGCTCGTGGTCACATAGTCTCGATAGCAGTAAGACCAGAATGGAGGAGGAAGGGTATAGGCTCAAAGCTAATGAACACTCTACTTGACCTCTTTAAACAGGAAGGATTAAAGTTCGTAGAGCTTGAGGTTGCTGTCAGCAATGAGGAAGCTATTGCTTTCTACGAATCTTTAGGTTTTAGAAAAGTGGGCGTGGTGAAGGGTTACTACTCGTGGGGTGAAGACGCTTACATAATGGTTAAGAAATTACAGAGTAACATGCACTAA
- a CDS encoding ATP-dependent DNA helicase produces MLDSDLKALSPYPSLRPGQLKIAKTVYQAIFHGFYVFVEAPCGLGKTLASLLGIFYLLNRNPLQRILWLTRTNNESDKVIEEAKNLKSQEKTIKGLSLRGKSQCCLYLQGVDENLIRIACKVLRGEVLCPYLNQEWIDSCVEQLDQDFDFVTAKEVVDVCKKHKACPHIVMKKLAHSRQLLVFTYPYMFNKNIRRAYLQKLLPRSSSPISAIIDEAHNILDLVADYNSSSLRISTLYNSIDELYLRGETRLAKSLEYFATKLESLAMKSDLSHGVEIPRNFVNQVMAECNEELPGYLNKLKDVALNIIAMRATQGLTIRCYTHSVYVILKSIVTSSDNEIVWLHLGEEDETPILEVKPLTHDITAIIKPLHSVVFMSGTLSPITAYITMLNLNFNRKVKVMKYVRPKHGYALLIIDTSLSTSLKERSDSLFKKIAYKLKLIRERINGGLGVFISSYSILKSLEKVGLKDLLPGLTIVSNREGSLHDMEPLLRFKDYVAKGLNSTLITVVGGRLSEGVDIPSSIMPLAVIVGMPVPEPNLYSLKRVEKLKSSGAKAPHDAVFLEPAIRKVAQTIGRLIRSPHSKAYVILMDRRYQRDILIKYMPKWLKFTIYTTDNSLSLLCELLSLEDKIHTKQ; encoded by the coding sequence ATGCTCGATAGCGATTTAAAGGCGCTATCACCATATCCATCACTAAGACCAGGACAGTTGAAGATAGCGAAAACTGTCTACCAGGCAATATTCCATGGATTCTACGTATTCGTTGAAGCTCCATGCGGCCTAGGCAAAACCCTAGCCTCTCTTCTAGGCATCTTCTATTTATTGAATAGAAACCCTCTTCAAAGAATATTGTGGTTGACTAGAACAAACAATGAGAGTGACAAAGTTATTGAAGAAGCAAAAAACTTGAAAAGTCAAGAAAAAACAATAAAGGGCTTATCCCTTAGAGGGAAGTCACAATGTTGCCTATACCTTCAAGGAGTTGATGAAAATCTCATTCGTATAGCTTGCAAAGTTTTGAGAGGTGAAGTATTATGCCCCTATCTAAACCAAGAGTGGATAGATTCATGCGTTGAGCAGCTTGATCAAGACTTCGATTTTGTAACTGCAAAAGAAGTAGTGGACGTGTGCAAGAAGCATAAGGCTTGCCCGCATATTGTAATGAAAAAGCTAGCACATAGTCGTCAATTACTGGTATTCACGTACCCTTACATGTTTAACAAAAACATAAGAAGGGCTTACTTGCAGAAGTTGTTACCACGAAGCTCTTCTCCTATATCGGCAATAATCGATGAGGCACACAACATCTTAGACCTGGTAGCTGATTACAACTCAAGTTCTCTAAGAATATCGACGCTTTACAATTCAATTGATGAGCTTTATCTAAGAGGTGAGACAAGACTTGCCAAGTCACTCGAATACTTCGCTACAAAGCTTGAAAGTTTGGCTATGAAGAGCGATTTATCACATGGAGTTGAAATACCTAGAAACTTCGTCAACCAAGTAATGGCAGAGTGCAACGAAGAGCTGCCCGGATACCTTAATAAGCTAAAGGATGTGGCCCTAAACATCATAGCTATGAGAGCAACTCAAGGGCTTACAATACGATGCTATACGCACTCCGTCTATGTCATCTTGAAGTCTATTGTGACCTCAAGCGATAACGAGATTGTTTGGTTGCATTTAGGGGAGGAGGATGAAACTCCAATCCTTGAAGTAAAACCATTGACCCATGACATCACAGCCATAATAAAGCCTCTCCATAGCGTGGTATTCATGTCAGGTACTCTCTCCCCAATAACTGCATACATCACCATGCTGAACCTCAACTTTAACCGTAAGGTCAAGGTCATGAAGTATGTAAGGCCAAAACATGGATACGCTCTACTCATAATTGACACCTCACTTTCTACATCATTAAAAGAAAGATCAGACAGCCTCTTCAAGAAAATAGCTTATAAGCTTAAACTCATAAGGGAACGCATCAATGGAGGGCTTGGAGTATTCATCTCCTCGTATAGCATCTTAAAATCCTTAGAGAAGGTGGGCCTTAAGGATTTATTGCCTGGACTAACCATAGTTAGTAACCGCGAAGGCTCTCTTCACGACATGGAACCGTTGTTACGCTTCAAAGATTACGTAGCAAAAGGCCTTAACTCTACATTGATAACGGTCGTGGGGGGAAGGTTATCCGAAGGCGTTGACATCCCAAGCTCGATAATGCCTTTAGCGGTAATAGTCGGAATGCCTGTGCCTGAACCAAACCTCTATTCATTAAAAAGAGTAGAAAAACTAAAGTCGTCCGGGGCTAAAGCTCCACATGATGCTGTCTTCTTAGAGCCAGCAATAAGGAAAGTTGCTCAGACCATAGGCAGGTTAATAAGATCACCTCATAGCAAAGCATACGTAATACTAATGGACAGGAGATATCAAAGGGACATTCTTATAAAGTACATGCCTAAATGGCTAAAATTCACAATCTATACCACTGATAACTCTCTAAGCCTTCTTTGCGAACTTCTTTCTCTTGAGGACAAAATACATACTAAGCAGTAA
- a CDS encoding radical SAM protein produces the protein MFTPAKRVLIEVPEEWPLIGCIAFGIIDRGTSLIQIRPSSSCPLSCIFCSTDAGPSSRNRQAEFIVDVEHIIKWIKYVLNYKRSKSIEAHIDTVGDPLTYPKIVDLIHKLSEIPKIKVISMQTRGTLLSYKLIDDMEAAGLSRINLSIDAMNPELAKKLAGTDNYDLNHVLKMAEAVANSKVDLLIAPVWVPGYNNNEIPKIIEYALKIKAGKRWPPLGIQKYVPHKYGRKPKKVKTMTWFKFYRELRRLEEMFHVKLVLTPEDFGIVEDTKLPLSFKRGDKVSVHVVSHGWLRGEKLAITPRENRLVTLINASHIKIGSKVLSRILTCKDNVYVAEPL, from the coding sequence ATGTTCACGCCTGCAAAGAGGGTATTGATAGAAGTACCTGAAGAGTGGCCATTAATAGGTTGCATTGCTTTCGGTATAATAGATAGAGGGACAAGCTTGATTCAGATAAGACCTTCCTCCTCGTGCCCTCTATCATGCATATTCTGCTCAACTGATGCAGGGCCCTCATCTAGGAACAGGCAGGCCGAATTCATTGTTGATGTCGAGCACATCATAAAGTGGATTAAATACGTCCTCAATTACAAGCGCTCAAAAAGCATTGAAGCCCACATAGACACGGTCGGTGATCCACTAACATACCCCAAAATAGTTGACCTAATTCACAAGCTCTCTGAAATACCTAAAATTAAAGTGATTTCAATGCAGACGCGCGGTACCCTCTTATCATATAAATTGATAGATGACATGGAGGCTGCAGGCCTTTCACGAATTAACTTGTCAATAGATGCCATGAATCCAGAATTAGCAAAGAAATTAGCCGGCACAGACAACTATGACCTCAACCATGTATTAAAAATGGCGGAGGCCGTAGCCAATAGCAAGGTCGACCTCCTCATAGCCCCGGTATGGGTCCCAGGATACAACAACAATGAAATACCCAAAATAATTGAGTATGCCTTAAAGATTAAGGCAGGAAAGAGATGGCCACCTCTAGGTATTCAAAAATATGTTCCTCATAAATATGGTAGAAAACCTAAGAAAGTTAAGACGATGACATGGTTTAAGTTTTATAGAGAGCTAAGAAGACTTGAAGAAATGTTCCATGTAAAGTTAGTACTAACCCCTGAGGATTTCGGAATAGTTGAGGATACTAAGCTTCCACTAAGCTTTAAGAGGGGGGACAAGGTGAGCGTCCACGTGGTAAGTCATGGCTGGCTAAGGGGTGAAAAACTCGCTATAACACCACGTGAAAATAGGTTAGTCACTCTCATTAATGCATCGCACATCAAGATAGGTTCTAAGGTGCTCTCTAGAATATTAACTTGCAAGGATAACGTGTATGTAGCTGAACCCTTATGA
- a CDS encoding nucleotidyltransferase domain-containing protein, giving the protein MSKRKKPVKVGDRIEVIYSDGHWRLLFELRKKAVEIMENLKRMGLNPIIHGSVARGDVSPRSDVDVVIPYLVPSYRIELLLSELGVRPLKRMITQATPAHSVKAHIYLDEATIITIPLTELTRHEREFYKFGGELSLEELKNDKRVCGIDKRLKLIEPSPRGHYEEPIIGRELYAANKVGVSLDVVYERIKVLTRRDEVGRTGVYLKYEVGPNESIEGALMRLASKDPALRRVLASRGFL; this is encoded by the coding sequence GTGAGTAAAAGGAAGAAACCGGTCAAGGTGGGGGATAGAATAGAAGTCATCTATAGTGACGGTCATTGGAGATTATTATTTGAATTAAGGAAGAAGGCTGTGGAGATCATGGAGAATTTAAAGAGAATGGGGCTTAACCCCATAATTCATGGAAGTGTTGCTAGGGGGGATGTAAGCCCTAGGAGTGACGTCGATGTAGTGATTCCATACCTTGTACCATCTTACCGTATTGAGCTATTACTTAGTGAGCTAGGAGTGAGACCCCTAAAGCGTATGATAACTCAGGCAACACCAGCTCATTCTGTTAAAGCTCACATATATCTTGATGAGGCGACGATAATTACCATCCCACTAACAGAACTGACGCGCCATGAAAGAGAGTTCTATAAGTTTGGCGGTGAGTTGAGCTTGGAGGAGTTGAAGAATGATAAAAGGGTTTGCGGCATTGACAAGAGGCTTAAGTTAATAGAGCCATCACCTCGAGGTCATTACGAGGAGCCCATAATTGGTAGAGAGCTCTATGCAGCCAATAAGGTTGGAGTCAGCCTCGATGTAGTGTATGAAAGGATAAAGGTCCTTACACGCAGAGATGAAGTTGGTAGGACAGGCGTTTACTTGAAGTATGAAGTTGGGCCTAATGAAAGCATTGAGGGGGCTTTAATGAGGCTTGCATCTAAAGATCCAGCTTTAAGGAGGGTTTTAGCTTCTAGAGGGTTCTTGTAG